GACGAAGCGAAGTTCGATCGCACCCACGGGAGTATCTGATGGACCATTCCGACCTCGCCCCGTACACCGGCTGGACCCGCGCCGACTGGACCGGTCTCGCCGACCGCCTGCTCGACGCCGTCACCCCGTACGCATCGCCGTCGTTCGCGCGTTATCAGCTCCCTGGCACCCACACCTCGCACAGCGGCAACGATTCCGACGCGTTGGAGGGATACGCGCGCACCTTCCTGCTCGCCGCGTTCCGCATCGCCGGAGAGCGCGGCGAGGGGCCCGTCGCCACGAAGCTGCTGGAGCGCTACGCCGCGGGGATCGCAGCAGGCACCGATCCGGCCGGCTCCGAGGCGTGGCTGCCCATCGTGCCGGGCCGTGCCACGCAACCCATGGTCGAGGCCGCGTCGATCGCCCTCGGCCTGCACGAAACCCGCGCGTGGCTGTGGGAGAAGCTGGCGCCGGACGTCCAAGAGCGGGTGACACGGTGGCTCGGCGGCTTCATCGGCAACCACACGTGGCCGAACAACTGGATGCTGTTCCAGACGATCTCCGAGGAGTTCCTCGCCTCGGTCGGCGCCGATCACCGAGACGATGAGATCGTGCGCGGCCTCGACGCGCTCGAAGGCTGGTACGTCGGTGACGGCTGGTACACCGACGGGCGTACCAGCGAATTCGACTACTACAACGCCTGGGCTCTGCACCTGTATCCGTTGATGTGGACGAGAATCGCTGATGGAGGCGCTCGCGGCGCTCGTGCTGTCGAAGCACGCGAGGTCTACCGGTCCCGGCTGCGCCGCTTCCTCGAGGACTACCCGAAGTTCATCGGCGGCGATGGAGCTCCGATGCACCAAGGCCGATCCCTGACCTACCGCTTCGGCGCGGCGGCCCCGCTGTGGGTCGGCGAGCTGTTCGACTGCACTCCGCTGAGCCCGGGAGAGACACGGCGTGCCGCTAGCGGAATTGCCAAGCACTTCATCGACCGTGGCGCCGTGAACGCCCAAGGCCTGCTCTCGCTGGGCTGGTACGGCGAGCACCTGCCGACGGTGCAGCCGTATTCGGGCCCTGCATCGCCTTATTGGGCGAGCAAGGCGTTCCTCGGCCTGCTGTTGCCGTCGGACCACCGGGTCTGGACCGCGGTCGAAGAACCCCTGCCGGTCGAGCGGGCCGACTTCGTCACCGTGTTGAACGGCCCGAACTGGATCCTCCAGGGCACGCAGAACGACGGCATCGTGCGTCTGCACAACCACGGATCAGACCACGTCGATCGAAGCTCGGGACACGAGCAGGACGATCCGTTCTACTCGAAGCTCGCGTACAGCACCGCCACCGCCCCCGACACCGCAGAGGAGTCGTGGGTGTGCCGGGTCGACAGCCACATCGCCTTGATTTCGCCGGACGATACGCCGTCGCGCCGAGGAGCCTTCACCCGGCTCGGTGCGAGCGCGGACGGCGATGCCGCATGGGCCGGTTCCGTCCACATCCCGCACGTGACGCGCGCCGATGGCGAGGCGCAGCCGATCGAGGGCGCACAGATCGAGAGCTGGACCATCGCGTGGCGTTGCTGGGACCTGCGGATCCACGCCGTCGACGCCACGGAGGGCTGGGGCGTGCGCGAAGGCGGCTACGCCGTCGCCGGCCATGAGCCGCTGGCGATACACGACGATGCGGTGAGCCGCCCGAGCGACGGCCTGACGTCCTCGCTCACCGGAATCCTCGGCTGGACACGGCAAAGCGTGCACGAGGCGGCCGAAGCCAACGCGTACGGTTCGCACTCCGCAGCCCCCGCTCTGCATGCCGCGCACCCCGGTGGCCGCGCCTGGTACGCCTCGCTCGCCTCCCTCACCCGCCCCGCCGAGGCCGGCGCGACCGACGCCGCTGCCTCCATACAGATCCAAGCCGACGGATCGATCATCGCGACGTTCCCCGACGGCCATCGCGTCGCCCTGCGACCGGCGGGGGAGTAGAGTGCCCCAGCCCAAGGCATTTGCCTGGTCACAGCTTGAATCGGGGGTCGGTTGATGAACAGCGGGGATCCGCAGGACGGCGGTCCGCAGGACGCCGTACCGGCGAGGTGGGGTCAACCGCAGCAGCCTTATCCGCAGCAGCCCAGCCGTCGCTCGCCGAAGACCGTCTTGATCACTGTGGTGACCTTCGCTGTCATCGGGGGTCTCGCCCTCGGCGCTTTCTTCCTGGGCCAGCTGGTGAGGCACGATCCGCACCCTTCAGCGGTCGGCCGGGCGGCGCTCCCCCCGGTTTCCGCCAGCAGAGCGCCAGCTCCCTGCGTCGCCGCGGCCAGTATCACCGCCGAGCCGACCGGCTACGAGGCATGTGGCACGGCAGCCCGGAACGTCGGCATACCCGACTACGACGCGGCGGCGGCGAAGAGGGCCTACACGATCACCATCAAAACCAATCGCGGGGATATCGAGTTCACGGCTGACGGCAAGGCCGCGCCGTACACCGTCTACTCCTTCGTCTACCTGGTGAACAAGCAATACTTCACCACCACGCCCTGCCACCGCCTGACGACCGCCGGGATCTACGTGCTGCAGTGCGGCGACCCGAGCGGAACCGGATCGGGTGGTCCGGGCTACCAGTTCCAGGACGAGAACCTGGCCTCCCTCGGCACTCCGGACGCAACCGGCGCGGTTACGTACAAGGCCGGCACGGTGGCGATGGCGAACGCCGGCCCGGGCACCAACGGCAGCCAGTTCTTCCTTGTTTATAAGGACTCGCCGATCCCGCCCGCCTACACCCCCTTCGGAACGATCACCGAGGGCCTGGACGTCCTTCAACAGATCGCTCAAGCCGGCACCGACGACTCCAACTCCGCCGGTGACGGTGTTCCGAAGGAGTCGGTGCAGATCGAGTCGGTGACGGTGCGCTAGCCCAGGGCGGCGGGTCCACCGATCGAGACGTGATCGTCCGTTCCCCGAGACGGCTGTTAGGCTCCGAAAGCGCCTCGGCGAACGAACGGACGATCGGAGACCCGCCATGCCCAAGACCGTCATCCACGTGTTCCACGACGACGATGACTCGCTCGCCACCGGGACGCGGGTCGCTCAGCGCATCCACGAGGTCGCTGCGGAGAACGGCGTCACCGTCGAGGTCTTCTGCTTCGGCCCTGCGCAGCGCCGCCTGGCCGGCGCGAGCGGCGGCGAGGCCGTCGCGACCTTCAACCGGCAGATCGACGAGCTCATCGCCCGGGGCGTCGTAGTCGGGGCCTGCGTCAACGCCGCGCGCGCCGACGGCACCGAGGGCGCGCTTCTTCAGCGTGGCCTCGGTCTGCACGTCGCGCGCGACGAGTTCCTGCGGTTCACCCTCGAGCAGGCCACTGTCATCACGTTCTAGCGGCCGCGGCACGACGGGTGGCGGCCGGCTTCGCCAGACATGAGACAGTTAGGTTAGGCTAACCTAATCTCCATAGCGCAGACCCCTCGTCTCCTGTCCGCGCAGCCCGGGACCCTCCACCTCACCGTGCTCCGCGGCGAGCCGGCCTCCCCCTCGATGCGAAGGGTCACCGTGGGCGGCCGCTCGCTCACGGACTTGGCGTACCTGGGCTACGACCACTGGTTCCGGCTCTTCATGCGCCCGGCCATGTGACCGGCCGAGTGATCCAGGAAGTGCCGACCAAGCCGGACTGCAGTGATCTCGAAGCACCCGAGGGCGTCTACGTGGACTGGGTGATCCGCGACAACCCGAGACGGTGCCCGGCCGGGCCGCCCTCGCCGAACTACGTGCCCTGACCGGCGTGGACCCGCGCGGCTACGCCTTCGCCGCCGGCGAGTCCACCCTGGCCACGGGAAAGGAGTAGCGGCGCGATCTGCCTGGTCAGCCGCCGAGCGCCCGGACCATGTTCATGATCGCGGTGATCTGCACGCCCGCCTTCGTCGGATAGGCGGCGTCCCCGGCGCCGAGGTAGCCCCACCAGTCCCAACAGCCGAGCGGGTTGATCAAAGCGGTCGCTTCGGCCTGCGGGTACAGCACGATCATGGAATTCGTGTCGGCGTAGTTGTCCAGGTACGAGTCCTTCACGAAGCTCTGACCGATGCTGCCGGCGCTCATCTCGCACCCGTGCAGCGCGACCATCAACCGGCAGGTGGCTCCCGACGCGCACGACTGCGGGACGTACGCGTACCCGGTCGGGCCCATGCTGATCGCCGCCGCGCTGCCGCCCGGCACGTAAGAGTTCTGGTTGAACGACAGCAGCGTGCCCGTCGTCGTGGCCTGAGGGGCGTTGACGGAACCGAGCAGCTGCTTGAGGAAAGCGCCCTCGGGGTCGGTCCCGCAGTCGTTCAGGTACGGGGATTGCGACGCCGAGCAGGCGCCCGGGCCCAGAGGGCTGATCCACCCGTGCCCGGCCGCGGTCGAGTGGTCGTAGGTGACGGATGCGCCGAAGTGCTGGAGGAAGGAGACGTCGTCCTGGTCGAGGGCGCCGGCGACGACGGTGTCGTCGGTGCCGTGGTAGACCCAGTCGCGCTGTCCGGCGAGATCGGCCGTCGGGTCGATCAGCCCCTCGGCGGCGAAGGTGGCCGCGTTCGCCTCATCCGTGCTGAGGTAGGCCGGATAAAGCGATTCCGCGCACCCGTAAACTGCTTGATAGGTATTGTCGAGCGCGCAGTCGTACTGCGAGGCGGCGAAGATCGCGGCGCCCTTGAAAGTCCCGGAGTACGCCACCGCGAGCTGGTTGGCCATGTTGCCGCCGGACGAGACCCCGGAGACGTAGTCGGCGCTGACGGCGTACGACGGCAGCGAGCCGGCGGCCTGCGCGGGAGAGGCCGCGGCGGCGATGGCGGCGCCCTGGGCGGCGAGGACGACGGACAGCCATGTCAGGGCACGACGTCGTCGGAGCGGGGGAACACTGGCCATAAGGGATCACCTTTGATCGCGACCGGTTCGGCCGCGCGACGTGGCGGCCCAAGCGAGCATCCGGCGTGCAAGCGGCCCCGGACACGTCGGTGGGCCACAACCGGCGTATGCGCCCGCTGTGACCCACCCACATACCGCCGGTCGGCGGCCTCTCAGCGGCTCTCTCAGTCGATCTCGACCAACGCCAGGTTCCACCGGTCGCCGGTGGGCGCGGTGTCGTTGACCGTGACTGCTGTGCCCGCCGATGGAATCGGCGCGGTGACGTACTGGACCCAGTACGTGTCGCCCTTGCCATCAGTGGACTGGGTCAGCAGCGTCTGGTTCGGCCCGACGATGCGCGGGCTCGAGGCCGTCCAGTCGTTGCCCACCGCGAAGACCCACCCGTCGGCGCCCGAGGTGGTCAGGCTCGCCGTGGACGCGCCCTTCGCCGCCGAGGCGCCCGCGGTCTGGCCGGTGCCGGTCGCGCTGCCGAACGCGACGACCGTCAGGGACAGGCCGTAGCCGGTCGTGGTCAGGGTCGCGGCGATCGCAGGGTTCGACAACGTTGAGCTCGCACGGGCCGTCCAGATCTCCGCGGTCCCGTACTGGCCGTTCGTCCGCTTGGCGAGGGTCCAGGTCAGGCCGCCGCCGGAGACCTTCGCCTTCTGCGACGCGCCGGACGGCCCGTCCCCGGAGACGAAGGCGACGATCAGGTCGCCGGAACCGGCGGTCGTCAGATGCGCGGTGGCCGTCGTCGTTCCGGACGCGGTCGCCTGCTGATCGATCGTCGGCCCGCTCGACGCGGCGACGGTGATCGTCGTGGACGGGCCGACCGCGGCGTTGCCCCCGCCGTTGTCCGCCTTGACGGTGAACGTCGCGGCACCCGGCGCGGTCGGTGTGCCGGAGAGCAGCCCGGTGGCCGCGTTGAGCGCGAGACCAGCCGGGAGCGAACCGGACGCGACCGAGAAGGTCGGCGCCGGAACCCCCGTGGCCGCGTAGGTGTAGCTGTACGGCTGGCCGACCGTGGCGGTCGCCGGCGGAGTGTCCGCCGTGAACGCCGGGGCGGTCTGTTGGAAGGTGAACTCGTCCGCGGACGTCGTCGGGCTGACCCCGGCCGGCGTCATGACCTGGACATCGACAGTGCCCTGGGTCTCTTCCGGCGTGGTCGCCCGGAGCTGCGTGTCGGACACGACGGTGAACGAGGCCGCGGAGACGGCGCCGAACGAGACCGCGCTCGCGCCGGTGAACCCGCTGCCGTTGATCGTGACCGTGGTGCCGCCGCCGGCCGGTCCGCTGCCGGTGCTCAGCCCGGAGATCGCGGGCGCGGAGCCGTAGTAGTACTGGTCGGCGCTCGACGTCGCGCTCACGGCCGGGCCGTTGCCGACCGTGACGTCGACCGAGCCGGAACCGGGCGGGGCGATGGCGGTCAGTTGCTCCGGCGAGAGGAAGGTCACCGAGGTTGCCGCCGCCGAGCCGAAGGACACGGAGCTTTCCGGGGTGAATCCGGTGCCGATGATCGAGACCGCGGTCCCGCCCGCCGCCGGGCCGCTGGCCGCGCCCAGCTGCGTCACGGTCGGGGTCGGCGCCGGCGCTTCACCGCTGCAGGCGAGGGTGATGGTCAGGCCGAGCTGCGGCGGCGGCACCGGGTACGGGCCGATCGTGGCCGAGGTCTTACCTGTGTCCTGCGCGTCGGTGCAACCCGGTGCGTCGGCCTGGACCTCGTACCAGCCCGAGAAGACGTCCCAGTGGAACGTGCCGTCGGCCCCGGTGGTCTCCGGGTCCACGGCCGGCCGGATGCCCAGCGCGCTCGGGTCCATCGCGGTGAACGGCCCGGAGGCGGTGTCGGCGCGCAGGATGGTGACTGTGGCGCCGTGGACCGGGTTGCCATGGGTGTCCAGCACCGTGCCGGACGGGTCGATGTAGGCGTTGTCCGGCTGCGGGGCGTCGGGACAGAAGATGTCGAAGGCGATCGTCGCCGCGGCCGTGACGGCCTGCTTCGCCATCCAGTTGGCCGCGAAGCTGGTGGCCACGTCGAGCGCGATCTGAGCGGCCGGGGTGGCCAGTGCGGCCTCCATCGCCGGGATCAGCGGCGCGAGTACCAGCGAGTCCGCCATGAGCGCGGGGATCGCGATGTCGGCACCGGCGGCCAGCGCGGCGCCGAAGGCGCGGATCGGACCTTGCAGCGCGGCGAGCGCAGCGTTGATGGTGGCCTGCTTCCCGGTCGCGCAACTCGGGTGCAGGAACGCCTGCGCCGCGGCGGAGATCGCCTGCATGTAGCTGACGACGTTGGTCCCGGGGTAGTTGAACGAGGGGACCTGCTCGAGATACCTGTCGATGAAGTCCATGACCTGGGTGAACGTGATGGCGGTGTCCATCGGCTGCACCGCCTGGCTGTGCCCGCTCGCGCCGTCGGTGAGGGTCTTCGCCGCGGCCGCCTCCGGCCGTGCGCTCGCCGCCTTGCCGTGCCCGGTGTCCGCGGCGCCACCCGTATAAGAGAACTGGTCCGCCGCCACCGTGGGCGTGGTCGCACCGTAATAAGTCTGAATGCTGATATCCACGGTGCCGGAACCCGGCGGGCTCACCGCCTCGATCTCGTTGTCCGACACCGTGGTGAACGGCACGCCGACGTCGCCGAACTCGACCGTGGACGCCGCGGACAACCCGGTTCCGGCAATCAACACCGCGGTGCCACCGGCGTTCGGCCCGGTCGACGGGCCGACCGAGGAGATGTCCGAGTACGAGTACTGACCCGCGTTGATGGCGTTGCCGCCGGCCGTGACCTCGATCTGCGCGGTTCCGGTTCCGGCCGGGACGGTGGCCTGGAGGTCACCGTCGTCGAGCACGGTGAACGCGGTGGCCGGCGTGGCGCCGAAGTCGACCGCGGTGGCGCCGGTGAAGCCGCTACCCGTGATCAGGACGCTGCTACCGACCGCGCCCGAGGCGGGCTGCACTGTGCCGCGCGGCAGGCAGGTCGTGGAGCTGTCGATCTCCGCCGGGCCGTGCACCGGGGCCAGGGCCGGGATGGTGCCGGCATAGTCGCCGGAGCCGTAAGACGTCTCCGTCAGCGGAGTGAAGCTGGCCTGGTAGTCACCGGTGTCGTTGTTCAGACCGACGACGCTCACCACGCCGAGCCCGCCCTCGCATCCGCTGACCGACGTGTCGGAGGGGTTGCCCCAGTACAGCGTCGGGGTGTCGGTTCCGCCGACGGTCAGGCCGCCGGAGAGCGAGGCGACACCGGACAGCGCGAGGGTCTCGCCCTGGATTCCCGCCGCCGGCACCGTGATGGCGTTCGTCGAGACCGACCCCTCGCCGCTCTCAGCGGGCGGATAAGCCGTGAGCACGACCGAGCTGGCGACCACCGCCTTCACGCTGAAGCCGCCGTCCGCGCCGGAGGTCGCCTGCTGGCACTCGGTCGCGTCGGCCGAACAGGCTTGGACGAGGCTGCCGGGAGCCGGAGTCGCCCCGTCCGGCCCCACGATGCGGCCGGAGACGGTCGTCCCCGGCTTGATCGTGACCGTGAACGGCCCCGCGGTCGAGCTGCCGCTGGGGTTGGTCGCCGTGACGCTGTAGGTGAAACTGCTGATG
This genomic window from Actinospica robiniae DSM 44927 contains:
- a CDS encoding DUF2264 domain-containing protein: MDHSDLAPYTGWTRADWTGLADRLLDAVTPYASPSFARYQLPGTHTSHSGNDSDALEGYARTFLLAAFRIAGERGEGPVATKLLERYAAGIAAGTDPAGSEAWLPIVPGRATQPMVEAASIALGLHETRAWLWEKLAPDVQERVTRWLGGFIGNHTWPNNWMLFQTISEEFLASVGADHRDDEIVRGLDALEGWYVGDGWYTDGRTSEFDYYNAWALHLYPLMWTRIADGGARGARAVEAREVYRSRLRRFLEDYPKFIGGDGAPMHQGRSLTYRFGAAAPLWVGELFDCTPLSPGETRRAASGIAKHFIDRGAVNAQGLLSLGWYGEHLPTVQPYSGPASPYWASKAFLGLLLPSDHRVWTAVEEPLPVERADFVTVLNGPNWILQGTQNDGIVRLHNHGSDHVDRSSGHEQDDPFYSKLAYSTATAPDTAEESWVCRVDSHIALISPDDTPSRRGAFTRLGASADGDAAWAGSVHIPHVTRADGEAQPIEGAQIESWTIAWRCWDLRIHAVDATEGWGVREGGYAVAGHEPLAIHDDAVSRPSDGLTSSLTGILGWTRQSVHEAAEANAYGSHSAAPALHAAHPGGRAWYASLASLTRPAEAGATDAAASIQIQADGSIIATFPDGHRVALRPAGE
- a CDS encoding peptidylprolyl isomerase — its product is MNSGDPQDGGPQDAVPARWGQPQQPYPQQPSRRSPKTVLITVVTFAVIGGLALGAFFLGQLVRHDPHPSAVGRAALPPVSASRAPAPCVAAASITAEPTGYEACGTAARNVGIPDYDAAAAKRAYTITIKTNRGDIEFTADGKAAPYTVYSFVYLVNKQYFTTTPCHRLTTAGIYVLQCGDPSGTGSGGPGYQFQDENLASLGTPDATGAVTYKAGTVAMANAGPGTNGSQFFLVYKDSPIPPAYTPFGTITEGLDVLQQIAQAGTDDSNSAGDGVPKESVQIESVTVR
- a CDS encoding DsrE family protein; the encoded protein is MPKTVIHVFHDDDDSLATGTRVAQRIHEVAAENGVTVEVFCFGPAQRRLAGASGGEAVATFNRQIDELIARGVVVGACVNAARADGTEGALLQRGLGLHVARDEFLRFTLEQATVITF
- a CDS encoding siderophore-interacting protein produces the protein MLRGEPASPSMRRVTVGGRSLTDLAYLGYDHWFRLFMRPAM
- a CDS encoding extracellular catalytic domain type 2 short-chain-length polyhydroxyalkanoate depolymerase; translation: MASVPPLRRRRALTWLSVVLAAQGAAIAAAASPAQAAGSLPSYAVSADYVSGVSSGGNMANQLAVAYSGTFKGAAIFAASQYDCALDNTYQAVYGCAESLYPAYLSTDEANAATFAAEGLIDPTADLAGQRDWVYHGTDDTVVAGALDQDDVSFLQHFGASVTYDHSTAAGHGWISPLGPGACSASQSPYLNDCGTDPEGAFLKQLLGSVNAPQATTTGTLLSFNQNSYVPGGSAAAISMGPTGYAYVPQSCASGATCRLMVALHGCEMSAGSIGQSFVKDSYLDNYADTNSMIVLYPQAEATALINPLGCWDWWGYLGAGDAAYPTKAGVQITAIMNMVRALGG
- a CDS encoding IPT/TIG domain-containing protein, producing the protein MSAFLRYAPKHRRARIPAVLAALALGACGLTAAAATTAAADTATTPLTVWGANYDGELGDGTTNNAQTPEQITLAPGVSAVQVAAGGSASYAIGSDQQIYSWGDNQFGELGNGYIEADSVEQPEPISLPDGAVPVGIAAGSESAVAVDSAGRVWTWGDSEFGELGNGTQTNSGVPVQVTLPGGDKAASVDASGYSVAAVGTDGKLFTWGMNENAELGDGTTTEHHSPVQATMPGGDPVAQVSLDDGLGLAVGTDGKLFSWGTYNYDGQLGDGTTDPHLSPTQISLPDGVHAAAAAAGTEFAMALGVDGRVYTWGSDEYGQLGDGGPTSEVQLSPKAITLPGGVLAASVDAGGGANGYVIGQDGVVYDWGYNGYGFSLGNGTDQDSSSPVAIQLADGAKAASISAGGAVLVTQDVPNFVIANPPTVTASGWQYTYGFTDNGVPAPTFTLSADAPSWLSIDAGSGRVTGTVPDGISSFTYSVTATNPSGSSTAGPFTVTIKPGTTVSGRIVGPDGATPAPGSLVQACSADATECQQATSGADGGFSVKAVVASSVVLTAYPPAESGEGSVSTNAITVPAAGIQGETLALSGVASLSGGLTVGGTDTPTLYWGNPSDTSVSGCEGGLGVVSVVGLNNDTGDYQASFTPLTETSYGSGDYAGTIPALAPVHGPAEIDSSTTCLPRGTVQPASGAVGSSVLITGSGFTGATAVDFGATPATAFTVLDDGDLQATVPAGTGTAQIEVTAGGNAINAGQYSYSDISSVGPSTGPNAGGTAVLIAGTGLSAASTVEFGDVGVPFTTVSDNEIEAVSPPGSGTVDISIQTYYGATTPTVAADQFSYTGGAADTGHGKAASARPEAAAAKTLTDGASGHSQAVQPMDTAITFTQVMDFIDRYLEQVPSFNYPGTNVVSYMQAISAAAQAFLHPSCATGKQATINAALAALQGPIRAFGAALAAGADIAIPALMADSLVLAPLIPAMEAALATPAAQIALDVATSFAANWMAKQAVTAAATIAFDIFCPDAPQPDNAYIDPSGTVLDTHGNPVHGATVTILRADTASGPFTAMDPSALGIRPAVDPETTGADGTFHWDVFSGWYEVQADAPGCTDAQDTGKTSATIGPYPVPPPQLGLTITLACSGEAPAPTPTVTQLGAASGPAAGGTAVSIIGTGFTPESSVSFGSAAATSVTFLSPEQLTAIAPPGSGSVDVTVGNGPAVSATSSADQYYYGSAPAISGLSTGSGPAGGGTTVTINGSGFTGASAVSFGAVSAASFTVVSDTQLRATTPEETQGTVDVQVMTPAGVSPTTSADEFTFQQTAPAFTADTPPATATVGQPYSYTYAATGVPAPTFSVASGSLPAGLALNAATGLLSGTPTAPGAATFTVKADNGGGNAAVGPSTTITVAASSGPTIDQQATASGTTTATAHLTTAGSGDLIVAFVSGDGPSGASQKAKVSGGGLTWTLAKRTNGQYGTAEIWTARASSTLSNPAIAATLTTTGYGLSLTVVAFGSATGTGQTAGASAAKGASTASLTTSGADGWVFAVGNDWTASSPRIVGPNQTLLTQSTDGKGDTYWVQYVTAPIPSAGTAVTVNDTAPTGDRWNLALVEID